The Nocardioides marmorisolisilvae genomic interval CGTCGGGAGACGAGATTGCGCAGCAGGTCGTGGCATCGGGGAGTGGGATGCCGATTCTGATGCTCACCGCGGCGGATCGGATCGACGACTTGGAGTCGGGGTTCGAGTTGGGTGCGGATGACTATTTGACCAAGCCGTTCGAGCTTCGCGAGTTGGTGCTGCGTCTGCGGGCGTTGGACCGTCGTCGTGGTCGCAACCGGCCACCGGTCCGCGAGATCGCGGGCCTGCGGCTCGATCCGTTCCGTCGGGAGGTCTTCCGCGATGGCCGTTATGTGGCGCTGACCCGGAAGCAGTTCGCGGTGCTTGAGGTGCTCGTTAACGCTGAGGGCGGCGTGGTGAGTGCCGAGGAGCTTCTGGAGCGAGCGTGGGACGAGAACGCCAATCCGTTCACGAACGCGGTGCGGATCACTGTTTCAGCGTTGCGCAAGCGGCTGGGTGAACCCTGGGTGATCGCCACCGTGCCGGGGGTCGGCTACCGCATCGACGACGGTGGGCATGACTAGGCAGCCGGGCCTGAGCGTTCGCCTCAAGCTCACCCTCAGCTACGCCGGCTTCCTGATGCTTGCCGGTGCGGTGCTTTTGGTGGCCGGCTACTTCTCGCTCTCGCGGGGATTCCACCCGGGCATCGTCTTCGTGGTCCGCAGCCATGCCGAGTTGGTGCGCTCGTTCGCCCCCACCGCGGTCGCGGTGATGGGATTCTTGTTGCTGTTCGGTCTGATGGGCGGCTGGATCCTCGCCGGGCACATGCTCGCGCCGCTCCCGCGTATCACCGAGGCTACCCGGATGGCGGCGCGCGGCTCCCTGTCGCACCGGATCGAGTTGGAGGGCCGCAACGATGAGTTCCACGAGCTGGCGGACAGCTTCGATACGATGCTTGCCAAGCTCGAGTCCCACGTCGCCGAGCAACAGCGTTTCGCTGCCAACGCCTCCCACGAGCTGCGCACTCCGCTGGCCATCACGCAGACGCTGCTCGACGTGGCACGCAAGGACCCGCCCGATCGCTCCGAGGAGCTCGTGGATCGTCTCCACTTGGTGAACGCCCGGGCGATCGACCTGACCGAGGCTCTGCTTCTGCTCAGCCGTGCCGATCAGCGAACGTTCGCCCGAGAGTACGTCGACCTGTCCCTGACTGCCGAGGACGCGACCGAGGCACTCATCCCGCTCGCAGAGGCGCACGGCGTCACGATCGAGATCTCCGGGGAGCCGGCCGGCGCCGACGGCTCACCCGCGTTGCTGCTGCAGCTGGCCACCAACCTTGTGCACAACGCCATCGTCCACAACCTGCCCGCGAAGGGCACGTTGTGGGTCACCACGAGCGCCGAGCCTGGGAAGGTGACTCTCATGGTGGAGAACACGGGCGAACAGCTGAGCCGTGAGCTCGTCACCACACTTGCGGAGCCGTTCCAGCGAGGCACGCAACGTGTCCACGCCGATCATGTGGGCGTGGGTCTGGGCCTGGCGATCGTGAAGAGCATCGCATCGGCGCACGACGGCACGCTCGCGTTGACGCCTCGCGACGGTGGTGGCCTCACCGTGAAGGTGCAGCTCCCGGCTGCGCGCTGATCAGGATTCCGCGGTCGGCGTGGAACCGCTGGAACTCCTCGACTCTCAGGGATGCGGAATCGGAGTTGTGCGAATAGCCGGAGGGGTTGTGGAAAAGTACGACTCCGTCGTCGATGCCGTGGACCAGCACGAGATGGCCGCCTCGATGTGGTTGGCGGGTGTCGGGGTCGCGGATCTCCGGCGACACCGAGGCGATCAGGACCTGCCCAGGGCGCACCTGCGAGGAGGAGGCGCAGATGGGTGTGTGCTCGACGAGCCGGCAGTCGAATCCGAACTCCGAACGCACCCACGCCATGAACGGGCGGTAGACGAGCCCATGGACCCTGCCCGAGGGCTCCACGACGTAGCACTCCCAGTCGAGGGCGCGGTCGAGAAGCTCGCCCATCGACAGCCGGACGTCGGTCCAGCCGTGGAGGAGGGACTGCAGGCAGGCCAGGCCGCAGACCTTGCGCGACCAGAACAGGTACTCCTCGAGCGACCGGTAGCCGTATCTCGCCCAGTCGATCAGGTGCCACGGCTCGGTGTTCACCAGCGACACCACCACGCCTGATTCCTCGACACGTCGCATCGCGACCTCGTTGTTGCGCTCCAGGGATCCCCACTGCGAGACGCAGGGAAGAGCCACGCTAGGTGATGGGAAAGTCGAAATGGACATCGGGATGGGGCTCCTCTCGAAGCGTGTAGTGCCACCACTCGCACTCGTAGGCCTCGAAGCCGCAGACCTCCATGAGCGCCCTGAGCAGTTCCCGGTTCTGTGCCGGCGTCGCGGTGAGGCCCTGCGCCCAGTGGCGTGAGCGCGGATCCATGAGGTCGTGGCCGCCGCCCATGTCGGCGAGCTCTCCGGTGGCGAGGTGATAGAGGGTGAGGTCGACCGATGCGCCCCTGCTGTGGCCCGAGCGTGCAGCGACGTAGCCCTTCTCGAACATCTGCGACCGCTCGATGTTCGGGTAGTGCCGATCCTTGGTCCGGCCGTCCTCGGGCGACTCGGCCCAGCGGAGAAAGCAGTCGACCGCGCGTTGGGGGCGGTACGCATCCCACAGCAGCAGCCCGAACCCAGCCGCGGCCGCCTTCTCCTGTGCTTCCGCCAGAGCGACGCACAGCGATCGAGTGCCGACGATGCGGTTCGCGAGGTATCCGTCGACCGGTCTGCCGGTGAAGTTGTCCCACGTGGCGTACTTCGCATCCCAGCGGATGCCGGGAACGAGCTCGTCGACGTAGGCGAAGTCGAAGTTCATCGTCGCTTCCCGTGCAACGTCATCTGCAGGAGCCGGTCGATCACCTCGGACAACGGCAGCCCAGCGGCGGCCATCATCCGCGGGTAACGGCTGTAGGAGGTCATGCCGGGCATCGTGTTGACCTCGTTGAGTACCACCTGCCCGTCCTCGGTGAGGAACATGTCGACCCGCGCCAGCCCCTTGCAGCCCAGCGTGCGGTAGATGGTCTTCGCCGTCTTCTGGACCAGTAATCGCGCGTCGTCGGGGATGTCGGCGGGCACGATGAAGGTCGCGTTCTCCGACCCCGTCTCGGGTGATTCCTCCTGGTGGATCCTGAAGAACCCGTGCGAGAGGTCGACGCGGTCGACCTCCCCGGTGATCAGCCCATACACATCGCCCTGGACCGCGCAGCCGATCTCGGCGCCGGTCACGGCCTGCTCGATCAGGACCTTCGAGTCGAACTCCCGCGCCCAGCGCACTGCCCCGTCCATCTGGCCGGCATCGACGACCTTGCTGACGCCGAAAGAGGAGCCGGACCGGGCCGGCTTGACGAACACCGGATAGACGAGCTCTTCAGGATCGACGTTGTCGTTCTCGCCGAGGACCCAGAAGCGCGGAGTGGCGATGCCGGCACTGCGGGCGAGGGTGTATGCCAGCGACTTGTCCATGCACAGCACCGAGCTCTCGACGCCGCAGCCAACATAGGGGATCGCGCACAGCTCGAGGAGACCCTGGATCGCGCCGTCCTCGCCGAGCTTGCCGTGCAACATCGGCAGCACCACGTCCAGCCGCACACCTTCGTAGCCGTCGTCGCCTTGGACCAGCAGCCCGTGCACGCTGCGATCAGCCGAGAGCGTGCATGCGCGGGCGGCACCGGTGTGCCAACCCTCGCCCGGGCCGTCGCAGAGCCGCCACTGCCCGTCTACGGTGATACCGATCCAGAGCGGTTCGTACTTCTCTGTGTCGAGGTGCTTGGCGATCTCCCGCGCGGACTTGACCGAAACCGGGTGCTCCTCGGAGACGCCACCGAAGACCACACCGACCTTGACCCTGCTCATGCCGCCCGCCCCCGTTCGAAGGCGAGGCAGTTGTGCAGGGTGTTCTCGACGATGTCGCTCAGCGCATGGTCGGTGTCGTAGGCGCAGTGCGGGCTGATCAGCACGTTCGGCAACTCCTGGAGCCTCAACAATGCGTCGTTCTCGATGTGCCGGTTGCGGCAGTCGGTGTAGAAGACGCCCTCCTCGCCCTCGATCACGTCCAGCGCAGCTCCGCCCAGCCGGCCGCTCTCCAAGGCTGCGAGGAGTGCTTGCGTGTCGAGCAGCGACCCGCGGCCGGTGTTGACGACGTACGCCCCCGGACGCATCCGCTGGATCCGTCGCCGGTCGAGGAGATGATGGGTGCCCACGGTGAGCGGCGTGTGCAGGGTGATGATGTCGCTGCACGCGACCAGGTCGTCGAGAGGCACGTACTCGACGCCGGCTCGTGGGTGGGCGTCGTGGGCCAGCACCCGGCAGCCGAAGCCTCGCAGCCGGTCGATGACCGCGGTGCCGATCCGGCCCGTCCCGACCACGCCGATGGTGAGGTCGCGCAATTCCCTGCCGCGCACGCTGTTCGGGGTGTAGTCATGCCCGTCGGTGCGGCGGATGCCGGCCTTGGCATGGCGCACGGCCATCAACATGAGCATCAGCGTGTAGTCGGCCACGCTGCCCGGTGAGTAGTCCACGGTGCCGACCGAGATCCCGACCCTGGCCGCATAGTCGACGTCGACGTGATTGCAGCCGATGCTCCGCGTGGACACATACTCCACCCCGAGTCCGCTCAGCGCGAGCAGCGCAGCATTCGTGACCGGGGCCTTGTGGCTCACGCTGACGCATCTGCTGCCCCGCGCCAGATTGACGTTCGCCTCGCACACGGGCGCCTCGACGATCCGCGGTGACACGCCTAGGCTCGCGCCCACCGCGTCGAACAGGGCGGCCTCGTCCTGGCTGCACCCGTAGACGGTGACCTCGCTCGTGTGCGAGGCCACGCGCTTCGACGAGTTGAGCCTGG includes:
- the vanX gene encoding D-Ala-D-Ala dipeptidase VanX; the protein is MNFDFAYVDELVPGIRWDAKYATWDNFTGRPVDGYLANRIVGTRSLCVALAEAQEKAAAAGFGLLLWDAYRPQRAVDCFLRWAESPEDGRTKDRHYPNIERSQMFEKGYVAARSGHSRGASVDLTLYHLATGELADMGGGHDLMDPRSRHWAQGLTATPAQNRELLRALMEVCGFEAYECEWWHYTLREEPHPDVHFDFPIT
- a CDS encoding response regulator transcription factor; translated protein: MRVLVVEDEPLMAEAIRDGLRLEAIAADLAGDGDTALELLGVNEYDIAVLDRDIPGPSGDEIAQQVVASGSGMPILMLTAADRIDDLESGFELGADDYLTKPFELRELVLRLRALDRRRGRNRPPVREIAGLRLDPFRREVFRDGRYVALTRKQFAVLEVLVNAEGGVVSAEELLERAWDENANPFTNAVRITVSALRKRLGEPWVIATVPGVGYRIDDGGHD
- a CDS encoding D-isomer specific 2-hydroxyacid dehydrogenase family protein translates to MICSEEGVIDRDVRGGRRVPRLNSSKRVASHTSEVTVYGCSQDEAALFDAVGASLGVSPRIVEAPVCEANVNLARGSRCVSVSHKAPVTNAALLALSGLGVEYVSTRSIGCNHVDVDYAARVGISVGTVDYSPGSVADYTLMLMLMAVRHAKAGIRRTDGHDYTPNSVRGRELRDLTIGVVGTGRIGTAVIDRLRGFGCRVLAHDAHPRAGVEYVPLDDLVACSDIITLHTPLTVGTHHLLDRRRIQRMRPGAYVVNTGRGSLLDTQALLAALESGRLGGAALDVIEGEEGVFYTDCRNRHIENDALLRLQELPNVLISPHCAYDTDHALSDIVENTLHNCLAFERGRAA
- the vanA gene encoding D-alanine--(R)-lactate ligase, whose protein sequence is MSRVKVGVVFGGVSEEHPVSVKSAREIAKHLDTEKYEPLWIGITVDGQWRLCDGPGEGWHTGAARACTLSADRSVHGLLVQGDDGYEGVRLDVVLPMLHGKLGEDGAIQGLLELCAIPYVGCGVESSVLCMDKSLAYTLARSAGIATPRFWVLGENDNVDPEELVYPVFVKPARSGSSFGVSKVVDAGQMDGAVRWAREFDSKVLIEQAVTGAEIGCAVQGDVYGLITGEVDRVDLSHGFFRIHQEESPETGSENATFIVPADIPDDARLLVQKTAKTIYRTLGCKGLARVDMFLTEDGQVVLNEVNTMPGMTSYSRYPRMMAAAGLPLSEVIDRLLQMTLHGKRR
- a CDS encoding sensor histidine kinase, translated to MTRQPGLSVRLKLTLSYAGFLMLAGAVLLVAGYFSLSRGFHPGIVFVVRSHAELVRSFAPTAVAVMGFLLLFGLMGGWILAGHMLAPLPRITEATRMAARGSLSHRIELEGRNDEFHELADSFDTMLAKLESHVAEQQRFAANASHELRTPLAITQTLLDVARKDPPDRSEELVDRLHLVNARAIDLTEALLLLSRADQRTFAREYVDLSLTAEDATEALIPLAEAHGVTIEISGEPAGADGSPALLLQLATNLVHNAIVHNLPAKGTLWVTTSAEPGKVTLMVENTGEQLSRELVTTLAEPFQRGTQRVHADHVGVGLGLAIVKSIASAHDGTLALTPRDGGGLTVKVQLPAAR